From the Maioricimonas rarisocia genome, one window contains:
- the amaB gene encoding L-piperidine-6-carboxylate dehydrogenase, with protein sequence MSRDVRTILESLGVPTDLEPIAVGNEWRTGSGPELQVTSPIDGKPLAQFTAAAANDVTEVVTAAEESFRGWRTVPGPRRGELVRQIGNRLREQKEALATIVSLEVGKITQEALGEVQEMIDICDFAVGLSRQLYGLTIASERPSHRLMEQWHPLGPIGVITAFNFPVAVWAWNAMLAFVCGDPVIWKPSEKAPLCAMACQGIAASVIADFDDAPPALSNLIIGADRSVGEAVVDAPQLPLISATGSVPMGRAVGQRVAARLGRCLLELGGNNGMIVAPSADLELTVRSAVFAAAGTCGQRCTTLRRLIVHEKVYDEILKQLISLYGRLPIGDPTEQGVLVGPLIDGDAFESMQQALAEAKQQGGMVHFGERVTEGVPEGGLYVRPAIVEIQSEAPIVRQETFAPILYILRYRDFEEAIAIHNDVPQGLSSAVMTNDVREAERFCSPAGSDCGIVNVNVGPSGAEIGGAFGGEKETGGGRESGSDAWKNYMRRTTNTINYSSDLPLAQGIRFDV encoded by the coding sequence ATGAGCAGAGACGTTCGCACGATTCTCGAGTCACTCGGAGTCCCCACGGATCTCGAGCCGATTGCGGTCGGCAACGAGTGGCGCACGGGGAGCGGTCCCGAACTGCAGGTGACCTCTCCGATCGACGGCAAGCCGCTCGCACAGTTCACAGCCGCCGCTGCGAATGACGTTACGGAGGTCGTCACCGCCGCGGAGGAGTCATTCCGCGGCTGGCGGACCGTCCCCGGTCCCAGGCGGGGCGAACTCGTGCGACAGATCGGCAACCGCCTGCGGGAACAGAAGGAAGCACTGGCCACGATCGTTTCGCTCGAGGTCGGCAAAATCACGCAAGAAGCGCTGGGCGAAGTGCAGGAGATGATCGACATCTGTGACTTCGCCGTCGGCCTGAGCCGGCAACTCTACGGACTGACGATCGCGAGCGAGCGTCCCTCACATCGGCTGATGGAGCAGTGGCATCCCCTGGGGCCGATCGGCGTCATCACGGCGTTCAATTTCCCCGTCGCGGTCTGGGCCTGGAACGCCATGCTGGCCTTCGTCTGCGGCGACCCGGTCATCTGGAAGCCGTCCGAGAAAGCGCCCCTTTGCGCGATGGCCTGCCAGGGGATCGCTGCCTCGGTCATCGCAGACTTCGACGACGCTCCGCCTGCATTGAGTAATCTCATCATCGGTGCAGACCGCTCGGTGGGAGAAGCCGTCGTCGATGCGCCGCAGCTGCCTCTCATCTCGGCCACCGGATCCGTCCCCATGGGGCGGGCCGTCGGACAGCGCGTCGCGGCCAGACTGGGACGCTGCCTGCTCGAGCTCGGCGGCAACAACGGCATGATCGTCGCTCCTTCGGCCGATCTCGAACTGACGGTCCGCTCGGCTGTTTTCGCCGCAGCCGGGACCTGCGGCCAGCGATGCACGACGCTACGTCGACTGATCGTGCACGAAAAGGTGTACGACGAGATCCTGAAGCAACTGATCTCCCTGTACGGCCGACTCCCCATCGGCGATCCGACGGAGCAGGGTGTTCTTGTCGGACCGCTTATCGACGGGGATGCCTTCGAATCGATGCAGCAGGCGCTGGCCGAAGCAAAGCAGCAGGGGGGCATGGTTCACTTCGGCGAACGCGTGACGGAGGGGGTTCCCGAAGGAGGACTCTACGTCCGACCGGCAATCGTCGAGATCCAGTCCGAGGCGCCGATCGTCCGGCAGGAGACCTTTGCCCCGATCCTGTACATCCTCCGCTACCGGGACTTCGAGGAGGCGATCGCGATTCACAACGACGTGCCGCAGGGACTCTCGTCAGCCGTCATGACCAACGACGTCCGCGAAGCCGAACGGTTCTGTTCACCGGCCGGTTCGGACTGCGGTATCGTCAACGTGAACGTCGGCCCGAGCGGAGCGGAGATCGGCGGCGCGTTCGGAGGCGAAAAGGAGACCGGCGGCGGTCGTGAGTCGGGCTCGGACGCATGGAAGAACTACATGCGCCGCACCACGAACACGATCAACTATTCCTCCGACCTGCCGCTGGCCCAGGGGATCCGGTTCGATGTGTAG
- a CDS encoding saccharopine dehydrogenase family protein — protein sequence MRRVLLLGAGKIGRMIARLLVDSGDYDLCVADVSSAALERLQQRLDVDTLTLDAGDPQALRRAIEPREAVVSALSYRDNPAVAKAALETGVSYFDLSEDVKTSHLVHSLSQNTRDGQIMMPQCGLAPGFISMIAAHLAAQFDSLDSVRMRVGALPKYPNNVLKYNLTWSTDGLINEYCNPCEAVHNGERRDLLPLEGLESFSLDGVTYEAFNTSGGLGTLCDSLEGRVRELNYKTIRYPGHRDLMAFLLQDLRLRERRDDFQEILETALPITFQDVAITFCTVAGQRRGQFVQISDARKVYHQMIGGEMWSAIQVTTAGSLCAVLDLFFDGQLPQTGFVKQEQVPFEPFLQNRFGRYFNVDGAAHAASADGPAPE from the coding sequence ATGAGACGAGTCCTTCTGTTGGGAGCGGGAAAGATCGGCCGGATGATCGCGCGACTCCTGGTCGACAGCGGCGATTACGACCTTTGCGTGGCGGACGTCAGCTCTGCCGCACTCGAGCGCCTGCAGCAGCGACTCGACGTCGACACCCTCACGCTTGATGCAGGCGATCCGCAGGCACTGCGGCGGGCCATCGAGCCACGCGAAGCGGTCGTCTCAGCACTCAGCTACCGCGACAATCCGGCCGTTGCCAAGGCGGCACTCGAAACGGGTGTCAGCTACTTCGATCTGTCGGAAGATGTGAAGACATCGCACCTGGTCCACAGCCTCTCGCAGAACACGCGCGACGGGCAGATCATGATGCCGCAATGCGGGCTGGCCCCCGGCTTCATCTCCATGATTGCCGCTCACCTGGCCGCGCAGTTCGATTCCCTCGACAGCGTCCGGATGCGCGTCGGGGCGCTGCCGAAGTACCCCAACAACGTTCTGAAGTATAACCTCACCTGGTCGACCGATGGGCTGATCAACGAATACTGCAATCCGTGCGAAGCGGTGCACAACGGCGAGCGCCGGGATCTGCTTCCACTCGAAGGACTCGAATCGTTCTCGCTCGATGGCGTGACCTACGAGGCCTTCAACACCTCGGGCGGTCTGGGGACTCTCTGCGACTCGCTGGAAGGTCGCGTCCGGGAGCTGAACTACAAGACAATCCGGTACCCCGGACACCGTGACCTGATGGCATTTCTGCTGCAGGATCTGCGTCTGCGGGAACGCCGCGACGATTTCCAGGAGATCCTCGAAACGGCTCTGCCCATCACGTTCCAGGATGTCGCGATTACGTTCTGCACCGTCGCCGGTCAGCGGCGTGGGCAATTCGTGCAGATCTCCGATGCCCGCAAGGTCTACCATCAGATGATCGGCGGCGAAATGTGGAGTGCCATTCAGGTGACCACCGCCGGCAGCCTGTGCGCGGTGCTCGATCTGTTCTTCGATGGACAGTTGCCACAGACCGGTTTTGTAAAGCAGGAACAGGTTCCGTTCGAACCGTTCCTGCAGAATCGTTTCGGTCGATACTTCAACGTGGACGGAGCCGCTCACGCCGCCAGCGCCGACGGTCCCGCTCCTGAGTGA
- a CDS encoding 6-phosphofructokinase, with protein MAHTKRIGVLTSGGDCPGLNAVIRGVVKSAARLKCDVVGFRRGFEGLVDPVNYLPLDTRNTSGIINRGGTILGSTNKGRFAARVGVEDRLDLDPELLRGVERTLDQLNISGLICIGGDGSLAVAQQFHEFGIPVVGVPKTIDNDLSSTAFTFGFDSAVACATDAMDRLHTTAQSHDRIMVLEVMGRHAGWIGLHAGIAGGASVILIPEIPWTFENVCQKILDRENEGKRFSLIVVAEGAELPGGGMVTQRDGDGTGQAQLGGIGHMVAQELELRLRRETRVVVLGHLQRGGPPTNFDRVLATQFGAHALRLVLEEKFGQMVSYHPPSIESVSILDAVHQISRVTSDSSAVVAARALGVSFGQYPPGTSPFMKSHEQLDDANIESASAGGVSGRRPAAAVTGLRPPTHRTGSPGPAAGRRNS; from the coding sequence ATGGCTCACACCAAACGAATTGGTGTCCTGACGTCCGGTGGCGATTGCCCCGGCCTGAATGCCGTGATTCGGGGCGTCGTAAAGTCGGCGGCGCGCCTGAAGTGCGACGTCGTCGGATTCCGCAGAGGTTTCGAGGGGCTCGTTGACCCGGTCAACTACCTGCCACTCGACACGCGCAACACCTCGGGGATCATCAATCGTGGCGGCACGATTCTGGGCTCGACCAACAAGGGACGCTTTGCCGCCCGAGTCGGCGTCGAGGACCGCCTCGACCTCGACCCGGAACTGCTCCGCGGCGTCGAGCGCACGCTGGACCAGCTGAACATCTCGGGATTGATCTGCATCGGCGGCGACGGCTCCCTCGCGGTTGCGCAGCAATTCCACGAGTTTGGCATTCCGGTCGTCGGTGTTCCGAAGACGATCGACAACGATCTCTCGTCGACAGCGTTCACATTCGGTTTCGACAGCGCGGTTGCGTGCGCGACCGATGCGATGGACCGCCTGCATACGACCGCCCAGAGCCACGACCGGATCATGGTTCTCGAAGTCATGGGACGTCACGCCGGCTGGATCGGACTGCATGCCGGAATCGCCGGCGGAGCATCTGTGATTCTCATTCCCGAGATTCCATGGACCTTCGAGAACGTCTGCCAGAAGATTCTCGACCGGGAGAATGAGGGGAAGCGGTTCTCGCTGATCGTGGTTGCCGAAGGTGCGGAACTGCCCGGCGGCGGGATGGTCACGCAGCGTGACGGGGATGGCACGGGCCAGGCTCAACTGGGCGGCATCGGACACATGGTCGCGCAGGAACTGGAACTGAGGTTGCGGCGGGAGACGCGTGTTGTCGTCCTTGGCCATCTCCAGCGCGGCGGTCCGCCGACCAACTTTGACCGCGTGCTGGCGACGCAGTTCGGGGCGCATGCTCTTCGGCTGGTGCTCGAAGAAAAGTTCGGGCAGATGGTCAGCTACCATCCTCCGTCGATCGAAAGCGTCAGCATTCTCGATGCCGTGCACCAGATCAGCCGGGTCACTTCCGACAGCTCGGCGGTCGTCGCGGCCCGCGCACTGGGCGTCAGTTTCGGTCAATACCCGCCCGGAACATCCCCGTTCATGAAGTCGCACGAGCAGCTCGATGACGCCAACATCGAATCCGCATCGGCCGGCGGAGTCTCCGGTCGTCGACCCGCAGCTGCAGTGACGGGCCTGAGGCCGCCTACACATCGAACCGGATCCCCTGGGCCAGCGGCAGGTCGGAGGAATAGTTGA